The sequence GAAAAGGTCGCTCACGGCGGCGTCTTCCATCTCTCGCTGTTGCTTCTCGAGGTTGCGCAGAGCGAGGGCGTGGTAGCTTTCCTTGAGTTCAAAGCCGACCGCGTTGCGGCCCTGTTCAATGGCGACATAGGCAGTGCTGCCGATGCCCATGAAAGGATCTAGCACGGTTTCACCTGGAGATGTATAGAGCTTCACACAGCGGCGGATGACTTCCAACTGGAGCGGGCAATTGTGAACAACGCAGCCTTCAGCCACAAAGCTCTCGTCACCTTCCACCTGCAAATCCCAAACCTCAGCCTCGCCCGTGGCTTCGATCTTCCGCACCTTTTTCCATGCTCCATCATTGAGCATCATTGCGGAAACATTGCGCGGGGGGATTCCCAAAATCCAATCCTGGCGCGTGTTCACCGTGCGGCCTTGAATGGCCGTGCTTCCGGCAGGCCGTCCAGCGTAAACGCTCGCCGCCACACCGCGTGCCCGTTGCGCTACCATCGCCATGCCCAGCAACAGCGCGCGCGAAACACTGGAGGCCGTCCAGCGCTTGTGCTTGGCCACATAATGACCGTCTGCGGAAAGATACCCGGCAAGTAAAGATTCCGCCTTCACCGGCTCCAAAGATAGCGCCTCAACTGGCAGCCTCTTTCCGGCTGCACCACGCCCACAGCGCTTCAGCATGGCTGTAAACTGTGTGCTGTGCTGCCCCTGGCGGTCCTTGAGCGCAATTTGCGTTGCTGTCTCCCGCTTCGCCACCGACCCGGCCCGCTTGCCTAGACGTGTCAGCAAGCCCTCGGCCTCCGCATGGCTGCATGAGATATGCGCCCGTTCGCGTGAGTCCAGATGCCCGTCACCCAGCCAGCGCCCGATGATCCACCAATCATCTGCTGTCAGCGGCGAATCCTCGACGGGCGGCAGCGGCAGATTGACATAGCTGCCCAGTGTTTGGTGCGCCTCCATCCATTCCGGCTGTGCCGACCGCGCCCGGCGGCGGTGGCCTGATGGATTCATGGAGCCTGCCGCCCGCCCCTTGCCGCCCCGTCCCGCGCAATTGCGCGTCCAGAAGCGATGATCCGACGTGCATTTCAGTTCAGCTACTCCTTGAGCTTCCACCTGAACCACAGGCTTGAATCCCATGTGCCGCTTTTCCAGCACACGACGCCAGCGCCCCATGTGAGTCAGCACCATGTCGCCAGACTCAACCGTCTCAATCGGCACATACCCGTTGCGCGTCAGCACCAGCGAACCCGAGGCAAGGCAGACATGTTTCTCCTCGTCCTTTTCCCGCGCTGATTTCCAGCCGTCTAGCACGTCAGTTTCTTGGATGTCATCCCACACGCCATGAGCCCACTTGATCCACTCCTCAGAGGATACCCAGCCACCAGGGTTCTTCTCTGCACAGCGCATAGCTCTCACTGGTGGTTCACAATCCCCCGGCTTCTGGAAGATCATCACATAGTCGTTAACGGCGGGTGCTAACTTGGTGGCGTTCGTCTTGGCAGTGACGAACATCAGGCTGTGCAGGCTTAGACGTTGTGCGATGACCTGGGGATTTTTGGGAATAACGACTTCACCCACCCACTCAAGGCCACCAGCAGCGAAGAGGTCAACAACGGCACCACGGAAGTCACGACGGCCCATGTAGCCATGCTGGTTCACGTAACGGAGAAGCTGCTGAATGTGAATGCAGGCGTTACGGCCGGGTTTGAGCACACGGCGAAGCTGCTCAATGAAGAACCGCATGTGCAGCCCGAACTGATTGGCCCGCATGTCCACTCCATCAGCATTGTTGCCGATGTCCTCCGCCTTGCCGGAATACATGAAGAGAGCGCCGAAAGGAATGCTGCTGACACATAGGTCAACGGACTCGTCGGCTAGGTGTTCGGCCATGCCCTGAACACAGTCGGTGTTGTGAATGACCGCGCTCACTGTGCACCTCCCGCGTTGAGACCTACATTTTTAGCCTCTGCCACCACAGCGGCCATCTTAGCGCGCGCTTCCGCAAGGCTTTGCTCACATCTACTCACCTGATCTTCGAGACTCTTCAGTTTATAGGCCTTAAGTCGGGTGATAAATTCTTCGGGAACTGGGAAGTTTATGAGAGAGGCGTTTCTGATCCGCCCTTCCAAATGTTGGTCGTGGATGGGCTTGGCAATTATCTCAGCCATCAAGCTGTGCGCTTTTTCAATAGCCTGCTCCTCAGAAGTGCATGGAAACGCCAAACAGGAGCTTTCGCTGTAGCCTCGGGCATACCGATGCATCCGCCATTCCAACTTTTTCGAACCATACAGGCTGAGAAGGCGGATGGGGTTCATCCATTTTCCCTCCTGGCATTCTCTCTCCGCATCGTTGTCCTCGTAGCTGCTTATAGGCCGGATCGAAACTTCATCTTGGCTGTAACCCTCTACGACCACCAAGTGTGTTATCTTCCCATCGAGGTAGTCCTTAACAAAACGCAACGGCTCATATTTAGACAGTTCCGCCAGCGTTTCATTCGCCTCTTTGTGAGCTTGTTTTACCTGCTTTCGAATATCCGAGAGATCACGCTCCAGTTGTGCCTTTGATTCCAATAATTGCTGGATTTCTGAATCAAATACAGCGGTGGGGGGCTTTGTGAAAACCTGCTTCCACGTTTGAGGATCGTCCTCAAAAGAATCGCCGCTCGCGGCATCCTCATACAACGGTGCAACAAGATGGCCGCCGTTAAGTCCCATGATATATGTGGCAGCCTCGCCTTGAAGTGAAAAAACTGTGTCGCCTTTGGTGTGTGTCATAAGATTGAATGATGTTGTGGTGATCAGTTGCGGTTTGTGCTGGCCTCGACGAGGCGCGCGGGTTCGTGCTCGTAGGCCGTCCAGGCGCCGAGGGGATCTTCGTGGCACTCCCGAACGCGCTGAATGAACTCATGCGCTGCATCAATGAACATGGGGAGCCGCCCCACGGTGTGCTCACCGCGCTGATAGAGGATATTGCCCGCATCAATCAGGAGGTTGTCTCCTGGAGTCTGCACGTGGAGTTCATAAAGCCGTGCTTTGTAGGGCTCCTTGGTGGTGACGAAAGGGATGTAAAACCGATCGCGAGCGGGTTCATCCAAGACGGCGGCGAGGATGTCGAGGTAATAACGGGCCTGGATGTGATAGCCCCATTTCAGGATCTCATTTCGTATGGCCCAGTCGCTATCGATATTGGCCGAGGTGGTTTTGACATCCAGAACGAAGGAGGGCACCGCATCGCCCTTGCCATTGAAAGTCTTGTTAGGCAGGCGGTCGAAGCGTGCCTTTTTCATCACGCCGTATTCAGGATCCCAGACTTCGACGACGGCTTCATTTTCACCAGGAGCTTCGAGCAAACGACGGATCTCATGATGACGAAACAGGGCCGCGCGCATCTGCATCACTTGATCATGCTCAGCGGAGGTGAGGAGTAGCTTCCCTGATGTCTTCTCTTGGAACTGCTGCCACTCCATGGCTCTGCAATACTCCTCCTCGCTAACAATGGTCCGGCCTCCTGCTCGCAGGGTGAAGTCTTGCCACCAATCGATAGACTCCTTGGCCTTGGCTGACGGCTTGGGGGCGTTGAGCTGGGCCTTTGTGGGCTTCTTGGGCGCATCTGGGGGAATCCAGATGAGGGGTTGGCTCCAACGCGCGCGCTCTGCCTGAGTCGGTAGGTCGCCGTCATAGACATGGAATTCACTCTGCCAGCGTTCCGGTTCGAGAACGGCGCAATGGAGTTGACCTCCTAAGTCGAAACAATCCTTTGGTGGCCGATCATCAGGGCAACGCATCTCCCACAGCATGTCGAGAGGCGTGCGCTTCTTCAGGATGCTGGCGTTCAGTGAGGGCAACTCGGCATAGACCTGGTGAGACATGCCATATTTGACGGACATGGGCCGCTGCGTGAAGTAGCTCGGCAGGCGTTTGAAGATGGGCAGGTAATCCATGAGTTTGTTGCTCGGTGTGGATGGGAATTGCCTGGAGTAGTTGTTAGCTACTCCAGACCGTAGCGCGCCTCAGGAGGCTGGATTAATGTCAGCCGTATGATTAGCCGCTGGTGACATTAAGCGGATGATGTTGTCGCGAATGGCGATAGCCTCATCAGTCCACTCCAGAGCGACCTTGGAAGCGGCATTTGTCTCTGGAGTGTCACCCTTGCTAATAGCTAGAAAGAACCGCTCGCGTGGTGAAGACGCGGCAGCCTGAAAAGGCACCGCAGCTGGGATGTTCTCGCCTTGGTATTTTTCAATACCGCGCGCATGAGCGAGAGTGCCAGCGAGGCAGGCGCACTCGCCGGAGTAGGTGGAGCCATCCACGCGCCCCTCAACCAGGGCCACGCGGAGGAACTCAAGCTCATTAGGAAGCTTGAGAACCTCTGCTAGGAAGTCGGCTTTGGCGTCACGCAGGTCGGCGTCACGCAGGTTGGCGTCACGCAGGTCGGCGGCACGCAGGTTGGCGGCACTCAGGTTGGCGGCACTCAGGTCGGCGGCACNNNNNNNNNNNNNNNNNNNNNNNNNNNNNNNNNNNNNNNNNNNNNNNNNNNNNNNNNNNNNNNNNNNNNNNNNNNNNNNNNNNNNNNNNNNNNNNNNNNNNNNNNNNNNNNNNNNNNNNNNNNNNNNNNNNNNNNNNNNNNNNNNNNNNNNNNNNNNNNNNNNNNNNNNNNNNNNNNNNNNNNNNNNNNNNNNNNNNNNNNNNNNNNNNNNNNNNNNNNNNNNNNNNNNNNNNNNNNNNNNNNNNNNNNNNNNNNNNNNNNNNNNNNNNNNNNNNNNNNNNNNNNNNNNNNNNNNNNNNNNNNNNNNNNNNNNNNNNNNNNNNNNNNNNNNNNNNNNNNNNNNNNNNNNNNNNNNNNNNNNNNNNNNNNNNNNNNGGTTGGCGGCACTCAGGTTGGCGTCACGCAGGTCGGCGGCACGCAGGTCGGCGGCACGCAGGTTGGCGTCACGCAGGTCGGCGGCACGCAGGTTGATGCTATTCTTAACGGCCCACCTGACTGCAAGGCCAAGCTTGATGCTGCGCGGCGTGTCTTCAGAGCACTCAATCTCTGCGGTGCATTTAATTTCGTTGGTCCAACGGTTATGGATGGTGAATTGCATATTGATATTGGTTTGTTGGGTGTGGTGTTGGGTGTGGTGTTGGGAAATGGGCGTAGCTCGGTCTTTGATAGGGGCCTTCTGTGCCTACTCAGCCGGGGTGCAATCCGGGTCGTTTTCGTAGTGCTTGCAGCGCTTGCACTTGTCCTTGTCCGTGTCGGGCTCCCAGATGTTGCCAAAGGACTTGACGGCGCATTTGGCCGCGCCGGATTCATTCACCAAGTGCCGCCAGGTGATGCCGTAGGATGACTTCCAGGTGAAAAGCGGTTTGGTTTCTTCGGGCATGGATCAGCCTTTCAGGTGGGGTGGAATGCCTTCGGGCATCTGTTGAGCCAGCTCGTGAAGCACGTCTTGTTTGTCCTGCTGGGCATGGGCCTCCATGAACTCCAAGACGGCGGCGCCTAAACACATGGCGGGAGTCATGTGATCGTCCGGTGACGGCTGGGGCTCCACCTCGGCCATGACTGTAACCTGGTGGGGATCTTCTGCCGTGGGGGTATCGGTGAGGGTGATGATGATTTTCTTCATTTGGCGATTTTGATAAAGGATGTGGTGGCGGTATCCCACGTTAGGCCCAGGGCTTTGGCACGATTCTGGATGGTGCGTTTGGCGGCGGCCTTGTGCTTCTCGACCGTGAAGGCCTCGGCATCAGCGATGAACTCCTTGAGAGCCTCAGGGGTGGTCGCCTCGCGGATGGCATCCAAGAGATCGTAGAGCTTAGGCGTCTCGGGATCTTCGACGGTTTCCGCCTCCATGGTGGTGGGTGCAGGCTTGGGCTCCGGCTCTTTGATCGTGACCTCGGCATAGACGGGTGGCTCTTTGGGAGATGCTGGCTGCGGAGGCGGCTGTGGCAGATGATCTTCCCGAAATTCTTCCTCGGTATAAAGTCCGCCGGACTCTTCTGGGAAAGCCTTGCGAAGCGCGGCGGCCTCGGCGCATTTGCCAAGCTGTCCGAAAGGTCGCTGTTGCCACATGCTGGTGACGGCACCTTCCCTCGTGGTCTGCACATATTCATCCCAGAACACTGAGGAGGTGAATGGAATGCGCTGACCATGCACCATGCGATAAACGGTGACGGTGGCTTTAGTCGGGTGCCAGACGTTGGATTCGGTGACGAAGACGGGATCGTCATTGCCTGCATATTCACCGGTGCGTGCGGCAATGGCGCGGAGCCCATCAATGCCGACCTGGAAAGTCAGTGTTTCGCGTTTCGCTTTGCTATCCCAACGCTTCACCGCGTGGATCTGACGGCGGAAGGGGTCTAACTTACAACGCTGTGCGACCTGCATGAAGAACTCGACCTCGACGGGGGAGGCGCCTTTGCAGAGCACGTCGGTGATGAGGCGGCGCTGCTCCTCGGTGTATTCAATGGCGTCTTGGGTGATGATGGCGGTGCTCATGGGCGGCTGGAAGGGGAGGCGATGTCTGACGGCTGCGTTTCAGCGGTGGCGCGGTCTTGGTAGCCTTCGGCATAGGCTTTCTGGCGCTCGTTACGGCGTGCGGCTGCGATGAGGCAGGCGTGGACTTTTTCGGCGCGCAGACTGAGCACCCCCCAAAGGAGGCTGGCGACTAAGGAGCCACAGGCGAAGGCGAGGAGATGGGAGGTGGTCATCATCAGGCGATGGCGTTGGATTTCTGATAATGGCGAAGTGAGCGAAGGGGGATGCGCCAATCTCCATTGCCGCCATTAGTGCGGTAGGCACCTTTGAATCGGCCTTTGAGGAGCTTGTCACGCAGTCCGCGGTCGCTCTCGCCCGTGGCATGGCGTAGCTCGGCGAGAGTCATGGCGGTATCGCCGGACTCATCCGGGCTGAAGGTGCGCAGTGGTTTTTTGATGCGGGCCATGACGGTTGATTTCTGCTTCCTGGTGGAACAGTTAAGATTGACGGTTGAGGCTGCTGAGGATGTCTCCGACGGTGTGCCAGCCTTCTTCATCGAGGTTCTGATTCGTCTCGGCTTCGAGATCCATGACGAGGCAGAAGAGGCTAACGGAACTGAACCCAAGTTCGCTGAGCTTTGTCTCTTCGGTGATGGTGCTGACATCCACGGCGCGATAGTGGCAAGTCTGGATGACTTCGGTGATGATTTTGGCGAGTTGAGGGAGGTCCATAGGATCGAGATAAACTGCCTGCTGGCGGGGTTCCCTGGCTTGTTTCGAGCGGTGCCTGTTTCCAACAGTTCAACCGCCGCCAGCGGGCAAAAGGTTTGGGTTCTCACTCGCCTTGGAGCCAGAGGTAGGCGTCCACTTCGTTGCGAGGCTGACCGGTGGAGGTGGATTTGCCCACCTTGATGCGGGCGAGACCACGCTTGCCGATGAGGTCGAAGGCATCGAGTTCAATCACCTCTCCATCGCCGGGATGCTTGCCAATGCTTTTGAGCAGGTGATCGATCTTCCAATAGGTGGTCTGGGCAAAGAACAGGTGGTCATAGATATAGATCTGACCAGCGATGCGCAGTTTGAGATCCAGCTTCGGTGTGCCGGCCTTGAGCTTGAGGCTATCGCGGTCGGTGCGACCTTCATGGGCATCGACGATTTCAAAGTCGTATTCACCTGGATCGAGTAGGATCGGGGTGGTATCTCGGGGTTCTTGAGCGGCGAATGTGATGGGCATAGTGAGAAAAAGGGATGGCGATTTGAAAAGGTGACTTAGATCCAGCGGACCCAGATTTCTGACCAGCGTGCGCCCAGGCGCAGGGCCATGAGAAAAGCGGAGGGGAACTGCCAAAGCGTGAAGGTGTGGGCCTCGCACTCCGCCCGCTCCCATGTGAAACCGCGACGCATGCGGGTGATCCAGAAGACGTGGTCAGGATGGGGTGTGCAGAGAAGCCGAAAGCGACGACGCCACCATGGCACCTCATGTTGCATGCGCTGCGACATGCCGATTCCCCATGCGATGAGAACAATGTGGGTCATGATCAGAATACAGAGTGGCATAAGCTGTTAGGCAGTGAGCTTGTTGAGGGTGATCTGAATGATGGTCACGAGGTGGCAGACATGCCGAAGCGCGGCGATGTTGGCTGCTAATTCGGTGGGGTAGAGGTCGTCAGCGTGCACAGGCTTTGCTGTGCCTTCATGCTCCACCGACAGCATGCCCCGCCAAGGGCCATCCTGCTCTGGCTCTTCGAGGATCATCACCGAGGTTACGAGTCCGTGATTGTTCCAGAAGACTTGGTCCTTTGGTTTCATGGCTGGGCCTCCTTCCGCTTCCGGCGTGGAGTGGGGGTGGCTTTCTTCGCTTCGAAGTATTGCTTGAAGGCACGGCGTGCGATGCTGGAAACGGTGCGGTCTTCACTGGCCGCTTCTTCCCGCAGCGAGTCGGCGAGGGGCTTGTTTAAGGTCAAGGTGACGCGTGTCATGATGTGATGATTAAGCGGGTGTCAGACACCCATTTGTAAACGAGGTGTCAGACACCTGTCAAAATGAATTTGATCTTTTTTTTCATGGGTGTATGACACCCCATGGCCAACCAACGAAAAAAGGGAATCGAGAGGGTGACGCTGACCCTGCCGGATGAGCTGCTCCGCGAGATCGAAGCGGAGGCTGAAGAACTGGGGGTGGATCGGCTGGCGCTGATGCGCACGATCCTGGCTAACCGGAAAGCCAGCCCACGCCCCACGTCAAAGAAGCGTGGGGCAAAGGCAGAGTGACACGATGCGCCCCTTCCGCCCCAGCGGCTGCTTGGGGGTGGTTGAGTTGATGCCGAGATAATGTGTTCACAAGAACACTTGTTGCATTTTTCTACTAGCGGTCAAATAGCTGGCGGTTATACCGATAATCTGCACTTCCGAATTGACATGGCCTCCGCACTCAAAGCCCTCAAAATGCCGCCTGACCTGGCGGAAATTGCCGAGATCCGAGCCGCTGAATGCGGGTATCCCTCCTGGTCTGCCTACGTGAAAGGCCTAATCCGCCATGATGCCGCTTGCCTAGCCCGACATGGAATCACGGTCCCGTGGTCCAAGCTGGCGCTCGTGGTCCAAGACAAACTCGATGCCCTGCTTCTGTGGCGAGTGAAAAGCAAAAAAGGCATGAAGTCCCCTGAGATGGCGAAATGGGATTGGGAAGCCGAATACAACGAGATGATGGAGGCTGGAAAATGAGCGATCTGGAAATCGACGAGAAGACACTCGCTCTCATGACGGCGCGGGCCGCTGAACTGGGGTATGACAACCTCGAAGACTATGTCTGGGCGCTGCTGGAAAAGGATCCCGCCGACCCCGAGGCGCATGCGCGAATGCGGAGGATCTTGGAGGGGGGACAGGGGGTGACAGGATTCAATTGATTGGCCGCAAAATGCTTTCACCCAAGGTGGAAGCCAGTAGGCATAGATCCCCTGTCTGGCAAACCACGTGGCCTTACGATAGTATAATGAGCGTCAGGATCTCTCGCCAAATCTTTCCTATGATGGTATCTCAATATTTGGCGTCGGACTAATCCATGAAGTCTTCGTTTTGCAGTTTGCCAATGACAATTAAGAAGCCTAGTAGCTTGAGAAACATTAATGGAAATATGCTCTACTGCGTAATTAACTAGGCGCTTTTCATCCTCAGACAATTGCAAGAATACTTCTGCACTTACCACGCTAACAGCGGCAGAGCTTGCGACAAAAAGCCGTCTCTGCTTATAGTCATTTTGCAGCAATACCTGCACTGTTGCGCTACCATCCTTGTTTTCAACAAAGGTCGGACCTGGAAGATTAGCCTTCTTCATTTCG is a genomic window of Prosthecobacter debontii containing:
- a CDS encoding DNA methyltransferase encodes the protein MAEHLADESVDLCVSSIPFGALFMYSGKAEDIGNNADGVDMRANQFGLHMRFFIEQLRRVLKPGRNACIHIQQLLRYVNQHGYMGRRDFRGAVVDLFAAGGLEWVGEVVIPKNPQVIAQRLSLHSLMFVTAKTNATKLAPAVNDYVMIFQKPGDCEPPVRAMRCAEKNPGGWVSSEEWIKWAHGVWDDIQETDVLDGWKSAREKDEEKHVCLASGSLVLTRNGYVPIETVESGDMVLTHMGRWRRVLEKRHMGFKPVVQVEAQGVAELKCTSDHRFWTRNCAGRGGKGRAAGSMNPSGHRRRARSAQPEWMEAHQTLGSYVNLPLPPVEDSPLTADDWWIIGRWLGDGHLDSRERAHISCSHAEAEGLLTRLGKRAGSVAKRETATQIALKDRQGQHSTQFTAMLKRCGRGAAGKRLPVEALSLEPVKAESLLAGYLSADGHYVAKHKRWTASSVSRALLLGMAMVAQRARGVAASVYAGRPAGSTAIQGRTVNTRQDWILGIPPRNVSAMMLNDGAWKKVRKIEATGEAEVWDLQVEGDESFVAEGCVVHNCPLQLEVIRRCVKLYTSPGETVLDPFMGIGSTAYVAIEQGRNAVGFELKESYHALALRNLEKQQREMEDAAVSDLFSLPVLGTLDIDNHRMVEGSLP
- a CDS encoding PD-(D/E)XK nuclease-like domain-containing protein encodes the protein MDYLPIFKRLPSYFTQRPMSVKYGMSHQVYAELPSLNASILKKRTPLDMLWEMRCPDDRPPKDCFDLGGQLHCAVLEPERWQSEFHVYDGDLPTQAERARWSQPLIWIPPDAPKKPTKAQLNAPKPSAKAKESIDWWQDFTLRAGGRTIVSEEEYCRAMEWQQFQEKTSGKLLLTSAEHDQVMQMRAALFRHHEIRRLLEAPGENEAVVEVWDPEYGVMKKARFDRLPNKTFNGKGDAVPSFVLDVKTTSANIDSDWAIRNEILKWGYHIQARYYLDILAAVLDEPARDRFYIPFVTTKEPYKARLYELHVQTPGDNLLIDAGNILYQRGEHTVGRLPMFIDAAHEFIQRVRECHEDPLGAWTAYEHEPARLVEASTNRN
- a CDS encoding pentapeptide repeat-containing protein; this encodes AADLSAANLSAANLRAADLRDANLRDADLRDAKADFLAEVLKLPNELEFLRVALVEGRVDGSTYSGECACLAGTLAHARGIEKYQGENIPAAVPFQAAASSPRERFFLAISKGDTPETNAASKVALEWTDEAIAIRDNIIRLMSPAANHTADINPAS
- a CDS encoding pentapeptide repeat-containing protein, which encodes MQFTIHNRWTNEIKCTAEIECSEDTPRSIKLGLAVRWAVKNSINLRAADLRDANLRAADLRAADLRDANLSAAN
- the bet gene encoding phage recombination protein Bet, encoding MSTAIITQDAIEYTEEQRRLITDVLCKGASPVEVEFFMQVAQRCKLDPFRRQIHAVKRWDSKAKRETLTFQVGIDGLRAIAARTGEYAGNDDPVFVTESNVWHPTKATVTVYRMVHGQRIPFTSSVFWDEYVQTTREGAVTSMWQQRPFGQLGKCAEAAALRKAFPEESGGLYTEEEFREDHLPQPPPQPASPKEPPVYAEVTIKEPEPKPAPTTMEAETVEDPETPKLYDLLDAIREATTPEALKEFIADAEAFTVEKHKAAAKRTIQNRAKALGLTWDTATTSFIKIAK
- a CDS encoding ribbon-helix-helix protein, CopG family; amino-acid sequence: MTRVTLTLNKPLADSLREEAASEDRTVSSIARRAFKQYFEAKKATPTPRRKRKEAQP
- a CDS encoding ribbon-helix-helix protein, CopG family, with the protein product MANQRKKGIERVTLTLPDELLREIEAEAEELGVDRLALMRTILANRKASPRPTSKKRGAKAE